Within the Kineosporia corallincola genome, the region GTGCTCCGTCCGGGGGTGGACGCCCGGGTGAATTCGGCAGAATCCCGAATTGCCAGGTTGTGCTGAATGCGATTGTCCGGACTATGTCTGCGCTCCGGGATAGTGCCGCCCACCGGAAGCGGTACTGACAACGTTCGGCGGAACTTCTGGTGATCGTTCCGCTGCTCCGCGTTGTTTGTCGGCCCCGCGGATAGGCAGGACGGGTGCGAACACCCGGTGCCCGATCTGCCGGCGGGTAATCCCGCGGTAGCACGTAATGTGTGCTTAGCGGGGTGGCTTGTCCGAATTCGGCGGGTGAATTCCCTCGCTCCGGTGTTGTTCGGCGCTCGCCCGGAAACCTCGTCCCGGCCGCCGGGCGGCCGCCGGTGGACGTGTCGGAGCCGTCTGTTCGCCGTCCGCAAACAAGAGGGGGAACCGGAACGGTGGGGCGATCGGCTCGGGTGACCCGGCGTGACCGGCCCCGGCAACGGGTGGCACCCTGGACATGCGGCCGGGCCGCCCGCCGGGCCGAACCGGGACTTCCGTCCCGCGCCCGGGCGAGGGCCTCAAAGCTCGTGAAAAGCGTTGGTTCTGTCCGCCGAAAGCGAACATCGAACTACTGTGCTCCGGCCCTGGAACACGTAAGGTTCCAGCTCCGTTGGCCGATGCACGGGTGTCGGCACAGTCTCACTCTCGGATTGCAGGGTGTTTCTTTCCGTAGCCCCAGATAGCATCGATAAGGTCAGCGAGACCCCGTCTCACCCCCACTGACCGCACGAGGAGCGCAGATGTTCGAGAGGTTCACCGACCGCGCCCGCCGTGTTGTTGTCCTGGCCCAGGAGGAGGCCAGGATGCTCAACCACAACTACATCGGTACCGAGCACATCCTGCTGGGGCTGATTCATGAGGGCGAGGGAGTCGCAGCCAAGGCGCTGGAGTCCCTCGGCATCTCGCTCGACGCTGTCCGCGAGCAGGTGCAGGAGATCATCGGTCAAGGACAGCAGGCCCCCTCCGGGCACATCCCCTTCACCCCCCGCGCCAAGAAGGTGCTGGAGCTCTCGCTCCGCGAGGCCCTTCAGCTCGGGCACAACTACATCGGCACCGAGCACATCCTGCTCGGCCTCATCCGTGAGGGCGAGGGCGTCGCCGCCCAGGTGCTGGTCAAGCTCGGCGCCGACCTCAACCGCGTGCGCCAGCAGGTCATCCAGCTGCTGTCCGGCTACCAGGGCAAGGAGCCGGCCGCGGCCGGCGGTCCGGCCGAGGGCACGCCGTCCGGTTCGCTGGTGCTCGACCAGTTCGGCCGTAACCTCACGCAGGCCGCCCGCGAGGGCAAGCTCGACCCGGTCATCGGCCGGGAGAAGGAAATCGAGCGGGTCATGCAGGTGCTGTCGCGCCGCACCAAGAACAACCCGGTTCTGATCGGTGAGCCCGGTGTCGGTAAGACCGCCGTGGTGGAGGGCCTGTCCCAGGCCATCATCAAGGGCGAGGTCCCCGAGACGCTGAAGGACAAGCAGCTCTACACGCTTGACCTCGGCGCCCTGGTCGCCGGTTCGCGCTACCGCGGTGACTTCGAGGAGCGCCTGAAGAAGGTGCTCAAGGAGATCCGCACCCGCGGCGACATCATCCTGTTCATCGACGAGATCCACACCCTCGTCGGGGCGGGTGCCGCGGAGGGCGCGATCGACGCCGCCAGCATCCTCAAGCCGATGCTGGCCCGTGGTGAGCTCCAGACCATCGGCGCCACCACGCTCGACGAGTACCGCAAGCACATCGAGAAGGACGCCGCCCTGGAGCGCCGGTTCCAGCCGGTCCAGGTGCAGGAGCCCTCGCTGGCCCACGCCATCGAGATCCTGAAGGGCCTGCGCGACCGTTACGAGGCGCACCACCGGGTCTCCATCACCGACGCGGCCCTGGTCGCGGCGGCGACGCTGGCCGACCGGTACGTCAACGACCGGTTCCTGCCCGACAAGGCGATCGACCTGATCGACGAGGCCGGTGCCCGACTGCGCATCCGCCGGATGACGGCTCCGCCGGACCTGCGCGAGTTCGACGAGAAGATCGCGCAGACCCGCCGCGACAAGGAGTCCGCGATCGACGCGCAGGACTTCGAGAAGGCGGCGTCGCTGCGCGACGGCGAGAAGAAGCTGCTGGCGGCCAAGGCCGAGCGCGAGAAGCAGTGGAAGGCCGGCGACATGGACGTGGTCGCCGAGGTCGACGAGGAGCTGATCGCCGAGGTTCTGGCCACGGCGACCGGTATCCCGGTGTTCAAGCTCACCGAGGAGGAGACCACCCGTCTGCTCCGGATGGAAGACGAGCTGCACAAGCGGATCATCGGCCAGGTCGACGCGGTCAAGGCCATGTCGCAGGCGATCCGCCGCACCCGGGCCGGCCTGAAAGACCCGAAGCGTCCCGGTGGCTCGTTCATCTTCGCCGGTCCGACCGGTGTCGGTAAGACCGAGCTCGCCAAGGCGCTCGCCGAGTTCCTGTTCGGCGACGAGGACTCGCTGATCCAGCTCGACATGTCCGAGTTCTCGGAGAAGCACACCGTGTCGCGGCTGTTCGGTTCGCCTCCCGGCTACGTCGGCTACGAAGAGGGCGGCCAGCTCACCGAGAAGGTGCGCCGCAAGCCGTTCTCCGTGGTGCTGTTCGACGAGGTCGAGAAGGCCCACCCGGACATCTTCAACTCGCTCCTCCAGATCCTGGAAGACGGTCGCCTGACCGACTCCCAGGGCCGCATGGTCGACTTCAAGAACACTGTGATCATCATGACGACGAACCTGGGTACCCGGGACATCGCCAAGGGTGTGCAGCTGGGCTTCCAGTCGGGCAGCGACACGAAGACGAGCTACGAGCGGATGAAGGCGAAGGTCGCGGAGGAGCTCAAGCAGCACTTCCGTCCGGAGTTCCTCAACCGTGTCGACGACACCATCGTGTTCCCGCAGCTGTCGCAGGACGAGATCATCGAGATCGTCGACCTGATGATCGCCAAGGTGGACGAGCGCCTCAAGGACAAGGACATGGGCCTCGAGCTCACGCCCGCGGCCAAGATCGCTCTGGCCCACAAGGGTTACGACCCCGTGCTGGGCGCCCGGCCGCTGCGCCGCGCCATCCAGCGCGAGATCGAGGACACGCTGTCCGAGAAGATCCTCTACAGCGAGCTCAAGGCGGGCCAGATCGTTCTGGTCGACGCCGAGGGCGAGCCGGCCACGGCCCACTTCAGCTTCCGCGGAGTGCCCAAGGGCGGATCGATCCCGGAGCTGACCGCCAGCGAGACGGGGGCTCCGCCGGTCGCCGGCGAAGCGTCCTGACCGCCACCCGCACCACCGGAGGCCGGAACCCGCGAGGGTTCCGGCCTCCGGCCGTTTGCCGGATGTGACGAGGCTATCTTCGGCTCACACGCCCGGCGGTGGCGTGAGAACATCGACGGGTGGCTGACTTCCGCGTCCGGCGTGCCCGCACCACCGACGTCTCCACCATCGCGCGCATGGTGGCGGGCTACGCCGACCAGCGCATCCTGTTGCACAAGGAGACGGTCACCTACTACGAGAACGTGCAGGAGTTCCGGGTCGCGGTGGACGCCGACGACCAGGTGATCGGCTGTGGCGCCGTGCACGTGCTGTGGGAAGACCTGGCCGAGGTGCGCACCCTGGCGGTGTCGTCGGCCTGGCGCGGTGCCGGGGTCGGGCACGCCCTGCTCGACACCCTGATCGAGCAGGCCGGCGAACTCGGCGTGACCCGGCTGTTCTGCCTCACCTTCGAGGTGAAGTTCTTCGAGCGCCACGGTTTTCGTGAGATCGAGGGCACACCGGTGGCCCCCGAGGTCTATGCCGAACTGCTGCGCTCCGGCGACGAGGGCATCGCCGAGTTCCTCGACCTGGCCCGGGTCAAGCCCAACACCCTGGGCAACACCCGCATGCTCCGCGAGCTCTGACCCGGCCCGGCGGGCCCCCGCTCACGGGGTCAGCCGGCGCACCAGCTCGGACACGTCCGGCTCCTCCAGGCTGAGGTTGCGCACGGGGGCCCGGGCCACCACCTCGGCCAGCACCTTGGCCGTGCTGCCCCGGCCGGGCGTGATGCCCAGACGCTGGCGCAGGCCACCGGCCTCCACGGCGATCAGCTCGGTGCCGGCCAGATCGTCGAGCGGGGCCGTGGGAGCGAGCAGGTCCACCACGAGAACCCGCTCGGTGCCGAGCAACTCGGTCAGTGCGGGCACGTCGCCGTCGAAGCCGATCCGCCCGTCCACCCCGACCAGCAGCCGCGGGCACAGCGACTCGACGTCGGCCAGATCGCTCGTGGCCAGCAGCAGCGCACGCCCGTTCATCCGGTTCTCCTGGCGCAGCACCGAGCGCAGCCGTTCCTTGCTGCCGGCGTCCATGCCCCGGGTCGGCTCGTCGAGGATCAGCACCTCAGGGTCGGGCAGTAGCGCCGCGACCAGCTCGGCCCGGCGGCGCTGGGCCGGTGTCAGGTTGCCGACCGGCGTTCTCAGCGCCCGCCCGAGCTCCAGCCGCTCGACCAGCTCGTCCGCGCTGCCGTCGGGCAGCTCGAGCAGACGGCAGACCATGGTGAACGACTCGCCCAGCGGCACGTCGAACCACAGCTGTGAGTGCTCGTTGACGATGGCGCCGACCCGGCCGGCCAGTTCCGCGTGCCCGGTGTACGGCTTGTGGCCCAGAACCGAGATCGAACCGAAAGACGGCGAGCAGTGGCCTGTGGCGAGCTTCACCAGGCTCGTCTTGCCGGCTCCGGGCGGAAACAGCAGGCCGACGGCCTCGCCCGCGGCCACCGAGAAGGACAGGCCGTCGAAGACGGTGGAGTGACGACGCCAGAACCCGCGTCGCACCGAGTAACTGACCTGCTCGAAGGCAACGACCGGACGCGGCGCACCGCTCGGAGCGGGCCGCTGACCCCCGTCATTCTGCGCCACGCGTTGAGATTAGCGAAGATTTAAGGCGGTCAGTTGGCAGCCGTAACGTACGCCTTCTGTATCCCGTATGGGCGTTTACCCGGGTAACTGGTAATGATCACCGGGCAGCGGCTCCACCAGACCGTCTTCGATCAGCCCGGCCAGGCAGCGTGAGCGCTGTCCCGGGTCGCGCAGGGCGCCGTCCGGCACCTCGATCACCAGCTGCGGGTGCGAGAGCGGGTCGCGGCTCTTGCGCAGGGCGGCCATCAGCGCGCCGCGGATCTGCCGGTCGGTGCCGGCCCAGGCCTGGCCCTTGCGGGCCGGGCCGGTGTGCGGTGGGGAACCGGCCAGACGCCAGGCACACTGCGAGGAGACCGGGCAGCCGGCGCACTTGGGCGAGCGGGCGGTGCAGACCAGCGCACCGAGCTCCATCACCGCCACGGCCCAGCGGGCGGCCCGGGCCGGTTGCTGCGGCAGCAGTCCGGTGGCCAGCCGGGTCTCGGCGGAGGTGACGGCGGGCGGCGGGTACTCGATGCCGGTGACGGCGCGGGCGAACACCCGGCGCACGTTGGTGTCGAGCACGGCGTGACGCTGGCCGAACGCGAAACTGGCCACGGCGGCGGCGGTGTAGGAGCCGATGCCGGGCAGGGCCAGTAGCTCGGCGTGGTCGCTGGGCACGGCGCCGTCGTGGCGGTCCACGATCGCCTGTGCGGCCTGGTGCAGGCGCAGCGCACGCCGCGGGTAGCCGAGCCGGCCCCAGGCCCGGATCACCTCGCCGGGCGGCTCCTTCGCCATGTCGGCGGGCTCGGGCCAGCGCTGCACCCACTCCCGCCAGATCGGCAGCACCCGGCTGACCGGGGTCTGCTGGAGCATGATCTCGCTGATCAGGACGTGCCAGGGCGGGCAGTCCGGCTCGCGCCAGGGCAGGTCGCGGGCGTTCGCCTCGTACCAGGCCAGGATCGGGCGGTGCAGCGGATGTGCGCCGGTGTCGGTGGTACTCAGATGTATCGCTCCAGGATGCTGGACTCGGCCAGCCGGGAAAGACCTTCCCGGACGGCGCGGGCTCGCTGGTCGCCGACGCCCTCCACGAGCATCAGGTCGTCGAGGTTGGCGGCAAGGAGTTTCTGGAGGTCGCCGAAGTGGTCGACCAGGCGCTCGACGATCGCGCCCGGCAGACGCGGCACCTTGGTGAGCAGCCGGTAGCCCTTGGGACTGACCGAGGCGTCGAGGGCATCGCTGCCCTGCACGAAACCCAGAACCCGGGCGACCAGCCCGAGGTCGACCAGGTCGTTGGAGGGGATCTCGGCCAGGGCGGTGACCACCTCGGGCATCGAGCGCTCGCGCCGGGTGGCGTCGAGGTAGTCGCGGATGACCAGGTCGCGGTCGGGGCCGACGCCGCCGATCAGCTCGTCGAGCTGGAGCGAGAGCAGCCGGCCGTCGGTGCCGAGTTCGACCACGTAGTGCTGGATCTCGTCGGAGATGCGGCGCACCATCTCGAGACGCTGGATGACGATGGACACGTCGCGCACGGTGACCAGGTCTTCGATCTCCAGCGCGGAGAGCGTGCTGGTGACCTCGTCGAGCCGGGCCTTGTAGCGCTCCAGCGTGGCCAGGGCCTGGTTGGCCTTGCCCAGGATGGCGTCGGAGCCCTCCAGCACGTAGCGCCGGCCTGCCACGTAGAGCGCGATGATGCGCATGGACTGGCTGACCGAGACCACCGGATAGCCGGTCTGCTTGGCCACCCGCTCGGCGGTGCGGTGCCGGGTGCCGGACTCGTCGGTCTGGATGCTCGGGTCGGGCACCAGCTGCACGGCGGCCCGGAGGATCCGCGACCCGTCCTGGTCGGTGACGATCGCGCCGTCCATCTTGGCCAGCTCACGCAGCCGGGTGGCGGAGAAGCCGACGTCGAGATTGAAGCCACCGGTGCAGATGCTCTCGACCAGGGTGTCGTGCCCGAGCACGATGAGAGCGCCGGTGCGGCCGCGCAGAATGCGTTCCAGACCGTCGCGCAGCGTCGTGCCCGGCGCGACCGCGGCAAGGGTGTACCGCAGCAGCTCTTCGGGAGTGCGCTCGGCGACCACGGGGGGAGTCTATCCGGCCGGTGAACGGTCACGGGCCCAAAGCTCCTGGCCGGGCCGCCGGGGCCAGAACTGTCGGTGGTGGCGCGTAGGTTCTGCGGGGTGAGTACAACTGGCGTGCGAAGTGGTGGGTCGGCCGGCCGGGGCCGGCGGTCGGGGCGCGACAACCCGGGGTACCGCTGTGCCGAGTGCGGCTGGACCACGGCGAAATGGGTCGGCCGGTGCGGTGAGTGCCAGGCCTGGGGCACCGTCATGGAGGCCACCTCGGCCGCGCCCGCCGGCGTCACCAAGGCCCGCACGGTCACCGAGAAGGCCCGGCCGATCGGCGAGATCAGCGCCGAGAACGCGAAGACCTGGTCCACCGGCGTCGACGAGCTCGACCGGGTGCTCGGCGGCGGCATCGTCAGCGGTGCCGTGGTGCTGCTGGCCGGTGAGCCCGGCGTCGGCAAGTCCACCCTGCTGCTCGACGTCGCGTCCCGGGCGGCCGCGCAGACCCGCACGGTTCTCTACGTCACCGGTGAGGAGTCGGCCAGCCAGGTGCGGCTGCGGGCCGAGCGCATCGGGGCGCTGCGGCCCCGGCTGCTGCTGGCCGCCGAGACCGACCTGTCCACCGTGCTGGGCCATGTCGAAGACGTGTCGCCCGACCTGATGGTGGTCGACTCGGTGCAGACCATCGCCAGCGACGCGATCGAGAGCTCGGCGGGCAGCGTCTCGCAGGTGCGCGAGGTGGCGGCCTCGCTGATCCGGGTGGCCAAAGAGCGGGGTATGGCCACGGTGCTGGTCGGCCACGTCACGAAAGACGGCTCCATCGCCGGGCCCCGGGTGCTGGAGCACCTGGTCGACGTGGTCTGCCAGTTCGAGGGCGACCGGCACTCCCGGCTGCGGCTGGTGCGCGCCGTGAAGAACCGTTACGGCCCCACCGACGAGGTGGGCTGCTTCGACCTGTCCGAGGTCGGCATCGTCGGTCTCACCGATCCCAGCGGCCTGTTCGTGTCGCAGCACGCCCAGCCGGTGCCGGGCACCTGCGTCTCGGTCACCCTGGAGGGGCGCCGCCCGCTGGTCAGCGAGGTGCAGGCACTGGTCGCCCCGACCGCCTCCAACAACCCGCGCCGGGCCACCTCCGGGCTCGACAACAGCCGGGTCTCGATGATCCTGGCGGTGCTGGAACGCCGCGCCGGGGCCCGGCTGTCGGGCAACGACGTCTACGTGTCCACGGTGGGCGGTGTGCGGCTCGCCGAGCCGGCCTGCGACCTGGCGGTGGCGCTCGCGGTGGCCGGTGCCGCCATCGACCGACCGCTGG harbors:
- a CDS encoding ATP-dependent Clp protease ATP-binding subunit, with product MFERFTDRARRVVVLAQEEARMLNHNYIGTEHILLGLIHEGEGVAAKALESLGISLDAVREQVQEIIGQGQQAPSGHIPFTPRAKKVLELSLREALQLGHNYIGTEHILLGLIREGEGVAAQVLVKLGADLNRVRQQVIQLLSGYQGKEPAAAGGPAEGTPSGSLVLDQFGRNLTQAAREGKLDPVIGREKEIERVMQVLSRRTKNNPVLIGEPGVGKTAVVEGLSQAIIKGEVPETLKDKQLYTLDLGALVAGSRYRGDFEERLKKVLKEIRTRGDIILFIDEIHTLVGAGAAEGAIDAASILKPMLARGELQTIGATTLDEYRKHIEKDAALERRFQPVQVQEPSLAHAIEILKGLRDRYEAHHRVSITDAALVAAATLADRYVNDRFLPDKAIDLIDEAGARLRIRRMTAPPDLREFDEKIAQTRRDKESAIDAQDFEKAASLRDGEKKLLAAKAEREKQWKAGDMDVVAEVDEELIAEVLATATGIPVFKLTEEETTRLLRMEDELHKRIIGQVDAVKAMSQAIRRTRAGLKDPKRPGGSFIFAGPTGVGKTELAKALAEFLFGDEDSLIQLDMSEFSEKHTVSRLFGSPPGYVGYEEGGQLTEKVRRKPFSVVLFDEVEKAHPDIFNSLLQILEDGRLTDSQGRMVDFKNTVIIMTTNLGTRDIAKGVQLGFQSGSDTKTSYERMKAKVAEELKQHFRPEFLNRVDDTIVFPQLSQDEIIEIVDLMIAKVDERLKDKDMGLELTPAAKIALAHKGYDPVLGARPLRRAIQREIEDTLSEKILYSELKAGQIVLVDAEGEPATAHFSFRGVPKGGSIPELTASETGAPPVAGEAS
- a CDS encoding amino-acid N-acetyltransferase, giving the protein MADFRVRRARTTDVSTIARMVAGYADQRILLHKETVTYYENVQEFRVAVDADDQVIGCGAVHVLWEDLAEVRTLAVSSAWRGAGVGHALLDTLIEQAGELGVTRLFCLTFEVKFFERHGFREIEGTPVAPEVYAELLRSGDEGIAEFLDLARVKPNTLGNTRMLREL
- a CDS encoding ATP-binding cassette domain-containing protein, whose product is MAQNDGGQRPAPSGAPRPVVAFEQVSYSVRRGFWRRHSTVFDGLSFSVAAGEAVGLLFPPGAGKTSLVKLATGHCSPSFGSISVLGHKPYTGHAELAGRVGAIVNEHSQLWFDVPLGESFTMVCRLLELPDGSADELVERLELGRALRTPVGNLTPAQRRRAELVAALLPDPEVLILDEPTRGMDAGSKERLRSVLRQENRMNGRALLLATSDLADVESLCPRLLVGVDGRIGFDGDVPALTELLGTERVLVVDLLAPTAPLDDLAGTELIAVEAGGLRQRLGITPGRGSTAKVLAEVVARAPVRNLSLEEPDVSELVRRLTP
- the radA gene encoding DNA repair protein RadA; protein product: MSTTGVRSGGSAGRGRRSGRDNPGYRCAECGWTTAKWVGRCGECQAWGTVMEATSAAPAGVTKARTVTEKARPIGEISAENAKTWSTGVDELDRVLGGGIVSGAVVLLAGEPGVGKSTLLLDVASRAAAQTRTVLYVTGEESASQVRLRAERIGALRPRLLLAAETDLSTVLGHVEDVSPDLMVVDSVQTIASDAIESSAGSVSQVREVAASLIRVAKERGMATVLVGHVTKDGSIAGPRVLEHLVDVVCQFEGDRHSRLRLVRAVKNRYGPTDEVGCFDLSEVGIVGLTDPSGLFVSQHAQPVPGTCVSVTLEGRRPLVSEVQALVAPTASNNPRRATSGLDNSRVSMILAVLERRAGARLSGNDVYVSTVGGVRLAEPACDLAVALAVAGAAIDRPLAAGTIAIGEVGLAGEVRPVAGVGRRLAEAARLGFTSAFVPAGTQESARPPEGMTVHEVPDVLTALSRATFPLTGSGGGSGSGGGGNR
- a CDS encoding A/G-specific adenine glycosylase, producing MHLSTTDTGAHPLHRPILAWYEANARDLPWREPDCPPWHVLISEIMLQQTPVSRVLPIWREWVQRWPEPADMAKEPPGEVIRAWGRLGYPRRALRLHQAAQAIVDRHDGAVPSDHAELLALPGIGSYTAAAVASFAFGQRHAVLDTNVRRVFARAVTGIEYPPPAVTSAETRLATGLLPQQPARAARWAVAVMELGALVCTARSPKCAGCPVSSQCAWRLAGSPPHTGPARKGQAWAGTDRQIRGALMAALRKSRDPLSHPQLVIEVPDGALRDPGQRSRCLAGLIEDGLVEPLPGDHYQLPG
- the disA gene encoding DNA integrity scanning diadenylate cyclase DisA yields the protein MVAERTPEELLRYTLAAVAPGTTLRDGLERILRGRTGALIVLGHDTLVESICTGGFNLDVGFSATRLRELAKMDGAIVTDQDGSRILRAAVQLVPDPSIQTDESGTRHRTAERVAKQTGYPVVSVSQSMRIIALYVAGRRYVLEGSDAILGKANQALATLERYKARLDEVTSTLSALEIEDLVTVRDVSIVIQRLEMVRRISDEIQHYVVELGTDGRLLSLQLDELIGGVGPDRDLVIRDYLDATRRERSMPEVVTALAEIPSNDLVDLGLVARVLGFVQGSDALDASVSPKGYRLLTKVPRLPGAIVERLVDHFGDLQKLLAANLDDLMLVEGVGDQRARAVREGLSRLAESSILERYI